A section of the Anabaena cylindrica PCC 7122 genome encodes:
- the fraD gene encoding septal junction protein FraD: protein MNSSLFFKEVTLIFKFIQDLFLGVQKLLMPPKAFSWQTFIYLSVFSWGTSYFALGFIKDIIALTGWLFLIAGTAWYTTDDPLRVPGTFMPVGALITGLLVSVFAFGHQVNVVTPRTIVLWPTIAAIITAIPEFFAGTGTQAKAAIPKLETRQKIIVLIAWSMLISCWLQFYFVIDKWLKEYPSLSVDNFQRSTFVIRLEPKTEKPKNGETILNKIQPLIEEEIVTKPWAEVERWLLEANKEVGNLGNRMIDKNLVKYKEQKLWSVEPRVVNIESGYRLDILSIWKGPSSNSRGFYIQKSCRIQPIASVNQPENKNAVAGIECDRINRFYLGSPPPQQ from the coding sequence ATGAACTCATCATTATTCTTTAAAGAAGTAACCCTGATCTTTAAATTTATTCAAGATTTATTTTTGGGAGTTCAAAAACTTTTAATGCCTCCCAAAGCTTTCTCCTGGCAAACATTCATTTATTTAAGTGTATTTTCTTGGGGAACTTCATATTTTGCGCTAGGTTTTATAAAAGACATAATTGCATTAACAGGTTGGTTATTTTTAATAGCTGGTACAGCTTGGTATACCACTGATGATCCTTTAAGAGTACCTGGTACTTTTATGCCGGTTGGAGCATTAATAACTGGATTATTAGTCAGTGTTTTTGCTTTTGGACATCAGGTAAATGTAGTTACACCTAGAACCATCGTTCTCTGGCCAACAATCGCTGCCATCATTACCGCAATACCAGAATTTTTTGCAGGAACAGGGACACAAGCAAAAGCTGCTATTCCCAAACTAGAAACCCGCCAAAAAATAATCGTATTGATTGCTTGGTCTATGTTGATAAGCTGTTGGCTTCAGTTTTATTTTGTCATAGATAAATGGTTAAAAGAATATCCAAGTTTATCCGTAGATAATTTTCAACGCAGTACCTTTGTAATTAGACTAGAACCAAAAACTGAAAAACCAAAAAATGGTGAGACTATCTTAAATAAAATTCAACCACTCATAGAAGAAGAAATAGTTACCAAACCTTGGGCAGAAGTAGAGAGATGGTTGTTAGAAGCTAATAAGGAGGTTGGGAATTTAGGAAACAGAATGATTGATAAAAATCTGGTTAAATATAAAGAACAAAAACTATGGAGTGTTGAACCCCGTGTAGTCAACATCGAATCAGGATACAGATTAGATATCCTCAGCATTTGGAAAGGCCCAAGCTCAAATTCACGCGGTTTTTATATCCAGAAATCTTGTCGCATCCAACCAATTGCATCCGTCAATCAACCAGAAAATAAAAACGCAGTCGCTGGAATTGAATGCGATCGCATTAACAGATTTTACCTTGGTTCCCCACCACCACAACAGTAA
- a CDS encoding carbohydrate ABC transporter permease has product MKPSRFSSMQLLDNDTVAAWIFLTPALILLGLFIIWPIIYLFYLSFTAGSFTSTGTYLVGFKNYWRLLLNSDFWQVIFNTVYFTLGSLFPSLVIPLGLAVLLNRSIALRGILRSAYFLPSIVSLVAAGLGFRWLFQNTGPVNGLLNFFAIQPISWLGDTFWAMPVIILFSIWKQLGFNMVVFLAGLQTIPYSRYEAAELDGANDWQQFWHITLPGLQPTLIFATVTTAIFTLRSFEPVYVITGGGPLNSTNLLVYYIYQEAFGQFDFGYAAAVATVLLAVTLLLVYLQLRTWEED; this is encoded by the coding sequence ATGAAACCATCCCGATTTTCGTCTATGCAATTGCTGGATAATGATACAGTCGCTGCTTGGATTTTTCTCACACCCGCATTGATTTTGTTAGGCTTATTTATTATTTGGCCTATTATCTATTTGTTTTATCTCAGTTTTACCGCTGGTAGTTTTACTTCAACGGGGACTTATTTAGTAGGCTTTAAAAATTACTGGCGTTTGCTACTCAACTCTGATTTTTGGCAAGTTATTTTTAACACTGTTTATTTCACCCTTGGTAGCCTCTTTCCGAGTTTAGTCATCCCCTTGGGGTTAGCAGTATTATTAAACCGTTCCATTGCTTTGAGAGGAATTTTAAGAAGTGCCTATTTTCTGCCTTCAATTGTCTCTCTCGTTGCTGCTGGTTTAGGATTTCGCTGGTTGTTTCAAAATACTGGGCCAGTCAATGGACTTTTGAATTTTTTTGCTATTCAGCCAATATCTTGGTTAGGAGATACTTTTTGGGCAATGCCAGTCATAATTTTATTTAGTATTTGGAAACAACTAGGTTTCAATATGGTGGTTTTTTTAGCTGGGCTGCAAACAATTCCTTATAGTCGTTATGAAGCAGCAGAATTGGATGGTGCTAATGATTGGCAACAATTTTGGCATATTACTTTACCAGGATTACAACCTACTTTAATATTCGCTACTGTCACCACTGCTATTTTTACATTGCGGAGTTTTGAACCTGTTTATGTAATTACAGGTGGTGGCCCTTTAAATTCTACTAATTTATTAGTTTATTACATTTATCAAGAAGCTTTTGGTCAATTTGATTTCGGTTACGCAGCAGCAGTAGCAACTGTCTTGTTAGCTGTAACTTTGCTATTAGTTTATTTGCAGTTACGAACTTGGGAAGAAGATTAA
- the purN gene encoding phosphoribosylglycinamide formyltransferase, producing MSQYYPIEVASSLISPDISSTKFTSDTPLKLGVMASGNGSNFEVVAEAIQEGTLNAKIQVLIYNNPSAKAATRAANHGVEAILLNHRDYKSRKDLDREIVKTLQQYDVDLVIMAGWMRLVTQELIDAFPDKIINIHPSLLPSFKGVRAVEQALAAGVKITGCTVHLLRLEMDSGPILMQAAVPVLPDDTAETLHARIQLQEHLILPLAIASLASHSRIQESGVRS from the coding sequence ATGAGTCAATATTACCCGATTGAGGTTGCATCTAGCCTAATTTCTCCTGACATTTCTAGTACAAAATTCACATCAGATACTCCCTTGAAATTAGGAGTTATGGCTTCTGGAAATGGTAGTAATTTTGAGGTAGTTGCTGAAGCTATCCAAGAAGGCACATTAAACGCTAAAATTCAAGTTTTAATTTACAATAATCCTTCGGCTAAGGCAGCAACAAGGGCAGCAAATCACGGTGTAGAAGCTATTCTATTAAATCACCGCGACTATAAAAGCCGCAAAGATTTGGACAGAGAAATTGTTAAGACTTTGCAGCAGTATGATGTAGACTTGGTGATCATGGCAGGTTGGATGCGTCTGGTGACACAAGAATTAATTGACGCTTTTCCTGACAAAATTATTAATATCCATCCCAGCTTGTTGCCTAGTTTTAAGGGTGTTAGGGCTGTGGAACAAGCTTTAGCAGCAGGAGTGAAAATAACAGGTTGTACTGTGCATCTCCTCCGTTTAGAAATGGACAGTGGCCCAATTTTGATGCAAGCGGCAGTACCAGTATTACCGGATGATACGGCGGAAACACTACACGCTAGAATCCAATTACAGGAACATCTAATTTTACCATTAGCGATCGCTTCTCTAGCCTCTCATAGCAGAATACAGGAGTCAGGAGTTCGGAGTTAG
- a CDS encoding ABC transporter permease, giving the protein MNIARTFVMSKNVFHEVIRDRILYIIGFYALILAVANRTIFEFSATSQDKIFLDVGLSVMNVIGLIIAIFIGTGLVNKEIEKRTILMLIAKPISRSEFITSKYLGLSGVLAVLVAAMTVIYLGFLQFSKMSYPIESILIASFFLFLQLTLVTAVAITLGVFTSSLIATALTFAVYLMGNITQDLVALGRLSQNSGVERITQALYLVLPDLSRLDLKNDAVYGLQAMPDIITLITNAVYGLLYSFMLLAVAIFIFLRREF; this is encoded by the coding sequence ATGAACATAGCTAGAACCTTCGTGATGTCAAAAAATGTATTTCATGAAGTGATACGCGATCGCATCCTGTATATCATCGGTTTTTATGCACTCATCCTGGCTGTTGCTAACCGTACCATTTTTGAATTTAGTGCTACAAGCCAAGACAAAATATTTTTAGATGTCGGACTGTCAGTAATGAACGTCATCGGTTTAATTATTGCCATCTTTATAGGTACAGGACTCGTTAACAAAGAAATAGAAAAACGTACTATTCTCATGCTAATTGCCAAACCTATCAGTCGCAGTGAATTTATTACTAGTAAATACTTAGGTTTATCTGGTGTATTGGCAGTACTTGTAGCCGCAATGACAGTTATTTATCTAGGATTTTTACAATTTAGTAAAATGTCCTATCCGATAGAAAGCATTCTCATTGCTTCGTTTTTCTTATTTTTACAATTAACCTTAGTTACCGCTGTAGCCATCACTTTAGGAGTTTTTACCAGTTCCCTCATAGCCACAGCCTTAACATTTGCAGTTTATTTAATGGGAAATATTACACAAGATTTAGTTGCACTTGGTCGTCTTAGTCAAAACTCTGGTGTAGAACGCATTACCCAAGCTTTATATCTTGTACTCCCAGATTTATCTCGCTTGGATTTGAAAAATGATGCCGTTTATGGTTTACAAGCAATGCCTGATATAATCACACTGATTACTAATGCAGTCTATGGTTTACTTTATAGCTTCATGCTGTTAGCAGTTGCTATTTTTATATTCTTACGTAGAGAGTTTTAA
- the psbA gene encoding photosystem II q(b) protein, whose protein sequence is MTTAIQQRESANVWDRFCEWITSTENRIYIGWFGVLMIPTLLSAIACFVIAFIAAPPVDIDGIREPVAGSLLYGNNIISGAVVPSSNAIGLHFYPIWEAASLDEWLYNGGPYQLVIFHFLIGVACYLGREWELSYRLGMRPWICVAFSAPVAAATAVFLIYPIGQGSFSDGMPLGISGTFNFMIVFQAEHNILMHPFHMLGVAGVFGGSLFSAMHGSLVTSSLVRETTETESQNYGYKFGQEEETYNIVAAHGYFGRLIFQYASFNNSRSLHFFLAAWPVIGIWFTALGVSTMAFNLNGFNFNQSIIDSQGRVIGTWADVINRANLGMEVMHERNAHNFPLDLAAGDVAPVALTAPAING, encoded by the coding sequence ATGACTACAGCCATTCAACAGCGCGAAAGCGCCAATGTCTGGGATAGATTCTGCGAATGGATCACCAGCACTGAAAATCGCATCTACATCGGTTGGTTCGGAGTCTTAATGATTCCTACTCTACTATCTGCGATCGCTTGCTTCGTAATTGCATTTATCGCTGCTCCCCCCGTAGACATCGACGGTATCCGCGAACCAGTAGCAGGTTCTTTACTTTACGGAAACAACATCATCTCCGGTGCAGTTGTTCCTTCCTCTAATGCGATCGGTTTACACTTCTACCCAATTTGGGAAGCAGCATCCTTAGATGAGTGGTTGTACAACGGCGGTCCTTACCAATTGGTAATTTTCCACTTCTTAATCGGCGTAGCTTGCTACCTCGGTCGTGAATGGGAACTTTCTTACCGCTTAGGTATGCGTCCTTGGATTTGCGTAGCCTTCTCTGCACCAGTAGCAGCAGCAACCGCAGTATTCCTAATCTACCCAATCGGTCAAGGTTCATTCTCTGATGGTATGCCTTTGGGTATCTCTGGAACATTCAACTTCATGATCGTGTTCCAAGCTGAACACAACATCTTGATGCACCCCTTCCATATGTTGGGAGTAGCTGGTGTATTCGGTGGTTCCTTGTTCTCTGCAATGCACGGTTCTTTGGTTACATCTTCTTTAGTTCGGGAAACAACCGAAACCGAATCACAAAACTACGGTTACAAGTTCGGTCAAGAAGAAGAAACCTACAACATCGTTGCAGCACACGGTTACTTCGGTCGCTTGATTTTCCAATACGCTTCCTTCAACAACAGCCGTTCACTTCACTTCTTCCTCGCTGCTTGGCCTGTAATCGGTATCTGGTTCACCGCTTTGGGTGTCAGCACAATGGCTTTCAACTTGAACGGTTTCAACTTCAACCAATCCATCATTGATTCTCAAGGTCGTGTGATTGGTACATGGGCTGATGTAATCAACCGCGCTAACTTGGGTATGGAAGTGATGCACGAACGTAATGCTCACAACTTCCCCTTAGACTTGGCTGCTGGTGATGTTGCTCCTGTTGCTTTAACTGCTCCTGCAATCAACGGTTAA
- a CDS encoding tetratricopeptide repeat protein — protein sequence MDWTTILKAQQTDFIQRLKSGDLLHCEKEGQHSELTVISGERLKQLRDFCWEMAEKYRHTSSTPIRNVVTNNMKGKLGEEVVKSRLGDLVTEIDYEKRIGGDGKIDFTLTSDSSIGVQVKTRYGYFDKVQWTIDREEIEKNAVLVCILCQEEFSETEKEYGLIIAGFLPTNIIKSIGDKTLVGIDELLYSGSLRGYLEGLAYYDADKYISLGDECIDNLDYQGAITNYSQALQLNPKNAEIYFKRAETHHQLGNFRDAINDYSQAIYINPKDACSYNNRGIIYYELGYIDYAINDYEEARKINPKEDVVYFNLAITYYNLDEIDGGYIYIYIHEITINYLNQSLNINPEFHKAYYVRGKVRF from the coding sequence ATGGACTGGACAACAATACTAAAAGCACAGCAGACTGATTTTATTCAAAGACTGAAATCTGGTGACTTACTCCATTGTGAGAAGGAAGGCCAGCATAGTGAGTTGACAGTTATCTCTGGAGAGAGGTTAAAGCAATTACGGGATTTTTGTTGGGAGATGGCTGAAAAATATAGACATACCTCTTCAACTCCTATTCGTAATGTTGTTACCAATAATATGAAGGGAAAGCTGGGTGAGGAAGTTGTTAAAAGTCGTTTAGGTGATTTAGTAACTGAAATTGATTATGAAAAACGCATTGGTGGAGATGGAAAAATTGATTTTACTTTAACTTCTGATTCATCAATTGGTGTTCAGGTTAAAACCCGTTATGGATATTTTGATAAAGTTCAATGGACAATTGATAGAGAAGAAATTGAAAAAAATGCTGTTTTAGTTTGTATTTTATGTCAAGAGGAATTTAGTGAAACAGAAAAAGAATATGGTCTTATTATAGCTGGGTTTTTACCAACTAATATAATTAAATCAATTGGTGATAAAACTTTAGTCGGAATAGATGAATTACTTTATTCTGGTAGTTTACGTGGGTATTTAGAGGGTTTAGCATATTATGATGCTGACAAATATATCAGTTTAGGTGATGAATGTATTGATAATCTTGATTATCAAGGTGCTATTACTAATTATAGTCAAGCGTTACAACTAAATCCCAAAAATGCTGAAATATATTTCAAACGAGCAGAAACTCATCATCAATTGGGAAACTTTCGGGATGCTATAAATGATTATAGTCAAGCAATATATATTAATCCTAAAGATGCTTGTTCTTATAATAACAGAGGAATTATTTACTATGAATTGGGTTATATAGACTATGCCATTAATGATTATGAGGAAGCACGAAAAATTAATCCTAAAGAGGATGTAGTCTATTTTAATTTAGCAATTACCTACTATAACCTTGATGAAATAGACGGGGGTTATATTTATATATATATACATGAAATAACAATCAATTATTTGAATCAATCATTAAATATTAATCCTGAATTTCATAAAGCATACTATGTTAGAGGAAAAGTTCGTTTTTAA
- a CDS encoding cob(I)yrinic acid a,c-diamide adenosyltransferase, giving the protein MTRNGIGIRTAQVRSERLTGQIHVYDGLGKGKSQAALGVVLRSIGLGINTPSDSNRVLLLRFLKGPERDYDEDGAIAALQRGFPHLIDQVRTGRAEFFGHDEITPFDRTEAARGWDVAKGAIASGLYSVVVLDEINPVLDLGLLSVDEVVKTLKSKPQELEIIATGRAAPQQLLDIADLHSEMKPHHHPTAAALFIEGIEIYTGAGKGKSTSALGKALQAIGRGINHPGSTRVLIMQWLKGGSGYTEDAAIAALQQSYPEVVDHLRCGRDAIVWRNSRQELDYVEAERGWEIAKTAIASGIYKTIILDELNPTVDLELLPVDPIVQALLRKPRDTEVIITGRCQNQPAYFDLASIHSEVYCHKHYANQGVELKRGVDF; this is encoded by the coding sequence ATGACAAGAAATGGCATCGGTATTCGCACAGCACAAGTACGTTCTGAACGGCTTACGGGTCAAATTCACGTCTATGATGGACTTGGAAAAGGAAAGTCCCAAGCTGCTTTAGGGGTGGTTTTGCGCTCGATTGGTTTGGGAATAAATACACCGAGTGATTCTAATCGTGTCTTACTGCTGAGGTTTTTGAAAGGCCCAGAACGTGATTATGATGAGGACGGTGCGATCGCAGCTTTACAGCGTGGTTTTCCCCATTTGATTGATCAGGTTCGCACGGGTAGGGCTGAGTTTTTTGGACATGATGAGATTACCCCCTTTGATAGAACTGAAGCTGCAAGGGGTTGGGATGTGGCCAAGGGTGCGATCGCATCAGGGTTATACTCGGTTGTAGTTTTAGATGAAATTAACCCGGTTTTAGATTTGGGTTTGCTATCAGTAGATGAGGTGGTAAAAACATTAAAGTCTAAACCCCAAGAATTGGAAATCATCGCTACCGGACGTGCTGCACCGCAACAGTTACTAGATATTGCAGATTTGCATTCAGAAATGAAACCCCATCACCACCCGACAGCAGCAGCGCTGTTCATTGAGGGTATAGAAATTTATACTGGTGCAGGTAAGGGTAAATCAACTAGTGCTTTGGGTAAGGCTTTACAAGCGATTGGTAGAGGAATCAATCATCCTGGTTCTACTCGCGTGTTAATTATGCAGTGGTTGAAAGGTGGTAGTGGTTATACTGAAGATGCAGCGATCGCGGCTTTGCAGCAATCCTATCCTGAAGTGGTGGATCATTTACGCTGTGGACGGGATGCGATCGTGTGGCGTAATTCGCGGCAAGAATTAGACTATGTGGAAGCTGAGAGGGGTTGGGAAATTGCCAAAACTGCGATCGCATCTGGAATCTATAAAACCATCATTCTCGATGAACTCAATCCCACTGTTGATTTAGAATTACTCCCTGTTGATCCCATTGTGCAAGCGTTATTGCGTAAACCAAGAGACACAGAAGTTATTATTACCGGTCGCTGTCAAAATCAACCTGCATATTTTGATTTAGCCAGTATTCACTCTGAGGTTTATTGTCATAAACACTATGCAAATCAAGGTGTAGAATTGAAACGAGGAGTAGATTTTTAA
- a CDS encoding GUN4 domain-containing protein, translating to MAANLYKRLNKEFSYRRTINYIQYVQSKYFEDNFEDDDEYYQFIFNSNNKSLEVNNVDLKSTVGMNYTRLRDLLAAGKWKEADEETTRVMLAVAKRENQGWLDFNSIDNFPCEDLATIDKLWVNYSNGRFGFSVQKRIYQNLGGTRQYDDKIWDVFGETVGWRKGGYWLSYKDITFDKKVPEFHLPLSRFWVVGVGGGWGILVGIFSRVETCKLFLVEERQPQIILTPEPVNQDVQLKSSVGMDYRRLTDLLKAGKWKEADEETTRLMLAFAKREKEGWLNIHSIDNFPCEDLHTIDQLWVTYSDDKFGFSVQTQLYRSLGGTREYDSEIWRKFGEKVGWRKEGYWLSDIQLFRNFRTYKVPEGYLPVGVVFVQWFMKVGWGWGGVSSVASRLVKCNI from the coding sequence TTGGCTGCTAATCTATATAAAAGACTAAATAAGGAATTTAGTTATAGACGCACTATTAACTATATCCAATATGTTCAATCAAAATATTTTGAAGATAATTTTGAGGATGATGATGAATATTATCAATTTATTTTTAATTCAAACAATAAATCATTAGAAGTAAATAATGTTGATCTAAAATCAACAGTAGGTATGAATTATACCCGTCTTCGTGACTTACTCGCAGCAGGGAAATGGAAAGAAGCTGATGAAGAAACAACGCGAGTCATGTTAGCGGTTGCAAAAAGGGAAAATCAAGGTTGGCTAGATTTTAACAGCATTGATAATTTCCCCTGTGAAGACCTCGCTACTATTGATAAATTGTGGGTAAATTACAGTAATGGGCGTTTTGGTTTCTCTGTTCAGAAGCGTATTTATCAAAATCTTGGTGGAACTAGACAGTACGACGACAAAATTTGGGATGTCTTTGGTGAAACTGTAGGCTGGAGAAAAGGAGGATACTGGTTATCTTACAAAGATATTACGTTTGATAAAAAAGTACCAGAATTTCATTTACCTTTGAGTCGCTTTTGGGTGGTAGGTGTAGGCGGTGGTTGGGGTATTTTAGTTGGTATCTTCTCTCGCGTCGAGACTTGTAAACTTTTTTTAGTAGAGGAAAGACAACCGCAAATTATACTCACACCAGAACCTGTAAACCAAGATGTACAATTAAAATCATCTGTAGGAATGGACTACAGAAGACTGACTGACTTACTCAAAGCTGGAAAATGGAAAGAAGCAGATGAGGAAACAACAAGGCTAATGTTAGCGTTTGCGAAACGGGAAAAAGAAGGTTGGTTAAATATTCATAGTATTGATAATTTTCCTTGTGAAGACCTTCACACCATTGACCAGTTGTGGGTAACATACAGTGATGATAAATTTGGGTTTTCTGTGCAGACACAACTTTATCGAAGTTTAGGAGGAACGAGAGAGTACGATTCAGAAATCTGGAGAAAGTTCGGGGAAAAAGTAGGATGGAGAAAAGAAGGCTACTGGTTATCAGATATTCAATTATTTAGGAATTTTAGAACTTATAAAGTACCAGAAGGCTACCTCCCTGTTGGTGTGGTTTTTGTACAATGGTTTATGAAGGTGGGGTGGGGTTGGGGTGGGGTGTCTTCTGTCGCGTCGAGACTTGTAAAATGTAACATTTAA
- the cofG gene encoding 7,8-didemethyl-8-hydroxy-5-deazariboflavin synthase subunit CofG yields the protein MPSSSSNIVTYSPAYTIVPTYECFNRCSYCNFRTDPGQSPWLTLAEAEGILQQLQSQNVCEILILSGEVHPHSSRRKAWLQRIYDLCELALKMGFLPHTNAGPLSFEEMQKLKYVNVSMGLMLEQLTPKLLNTVHRHAPSKIPELRLQQLQWAGELQIPFTTGLLLGIGETENDWWETLAAISELHQHYQHIQEVILQPHSPGNQQSFNAQAFDPHKLPEVISKAREILPADIAIQIPPNLLKDENWLLACLDAGARDLGGISPKDEVNPDYPHLQEQTLKAILQPAGWKLVPRLPVYPQFHSWLTKKLAKLLIFFLLPSSFASFAPSRFI from the coding sequence ATGCCCTCATCTAGTTCAAACATCGTTACATATAGTCCGGCTTACACCATCGTCCCCACCTACGAATGCTTTAATCGCTGTTCCTACTGCAACTTTCGGACAGATCCTGGTCAAAGTCCCTGGCTGACTCTCGCAGAAGCAGAAGGTATTTTACAACAACTGCAAAGTCAAAACGTCTGTGAAATCCTCATCCTCAGTGGTGAAGTTCATCCCCACTCCTCAAGGCGTAAGGCTTGGTTACAGCGAATTTATGATTTGTGTGAATTAGCACTAAAAATGGGATTTTTACCACATACTAACGCCGGTCCACTCAGCTTTGAGGAAATGCAAAAACTAAAATATGTAAATGTATCAATGGGATTGATGTTGGAACAATTAACACCAAAACTACTCAATACAGTGCATCGCCACGCGCCTAGTAAAATACCAGAACTGAGATTGCAACAATTACAATGGGCAGGAGAGTTGCAAATTCCTTTTACTACAGGCTTGCTTTTAGGAATTGGGGAAACTGAGAATGATTGGTGGGAAACTTTAGCAGCTATTTCTGAATTACATCAACACTACCAGCATATACAAGAAGTAATCTTACAACCCCACAGTCCAGGAAATCAGCAAAGCTTTAACGCACAAGCTTTTGACCCCCATAAATTACCAGAAGTCATCAGCAAAGCACGGGAAATTTTACCCGCAGATATTGCAATTCAAATTCCGCCTAATTTACTAAAAGATGAAAATTGGTTACTAGCGTGTTTAGATGCAGGTGCGAGAGACTTAGGAGGAATAAGTCCAAAAGATGAAGTTAACCCTGATTATCCCCACTTGCAAGAACAGACATTAAAAGCAATTTTACAACCTGCTGGGTGGAAATTAGTACCACGTTTACCAGTTTATCCTCAGTTTCATAGCTGGTTAACTAAAAAATTGGCGAAATTGCTTATTTTCTTCCTTCTTCCCTCTTCCTTTGCGTCCTTCGCGCCTTCGCGGTTCATTTAA
- the fraC gene encoding filament integrity protein FraC yields the protein MPEELSLPRILPVGAILFQTLFLLIAIAIEGYVLHRWLKFDKKTSIFYAIAMNVFSTVIGWNLFFLIEPILPLQAKSELMSYVFFNKFTNVSTQSYIIFICFIMFFATFLVKFLLLKTLIIALDEIGKKEETPTTQREKIMINEKFKLQNTNLVTTTLIANSMSYTAITVVLILRNLSPVIK from the coding sequence ATGCCAGAAGAATTATCACTTCCCAGAATTTTGCCCGTTGGTGCAATTTTGTTTCAAACTTTATTTTTACTAATTGCCATTGCCATAGAAGGCTATGTTTTGCATAGATGGCTAAAATTTGACAAAAAAACTAGCATCTTTTATGCCATAGCTATGAACGTTTTTTCCACCGTCATTGGCTGGAATCTCTTTTTTCTGATTGAGCCAATATTACCTTTACAAGCAAAATCAGAATTAATGAGCTATGTATTTTTTAACAAGTTCACAAATGTCAGTACGCAGAGTTATATAATCTTCATCTGTTTCATCATGTTCTTCGCTACCTTTTTGGTAAAATTTTTGTTACTAAAAACATTAATTATCGCATTAGATGAAATTGGTAAAAAAGAAGAAACACCGACTACTCAGCGAGAAAAAATCATGATCAATGAAAAATTTAAATTGCAAAATACCAATTTAGTTACCACTACATTAATAGCAAATTCAATGAGCTATACTGCCATAACTGTAGTATTAATACTTCGCAATTTATCTCCAGTTATAAAATAA
- a CDS encoding DUF4351 domain-containing protein codes for MWEEEPELFLHNLALLPLAPLTRTNSPQGLLSQIANNVAKIADRETKQDIAAYTEILAGLRFEKDFIRQLLSEDLMQESVIYQDILQKGEGKEAVKFCLMLLNQRFGKLDSEIIERVKILPVEQLENLGAALFNISEVADLVNWLNQEEHY; via the coding sequence ATGTGGGAAGAAGAACCAGAATTATTTTTGCATAATCTGGCATTATTACCATTAGCACCATTAACTCGGACAAATTCACCTCAAGGTTTATTATCCCAAATTGCCAATAATGTTGCTAAAATTGCAGATAGGGAGACTAAACAGGATATTGCAGCTTACACAGAGATTTTAGCTGGTTTGCGGTTTGAAAAAGATTTTATTCGTCAATTATTGAGTGAGGATCTTATGCAAGAATCAGTAATTTATCAGGACATTTTACAGAAGGGAGAAGGAAAAGAAGCAGTTAAATTTTGTCTGATGTTACTTAATCAACGTTTTGGAAAACTTGATTCCGAAATAATTGAAAGAGTTAAAATCCTACCTGTGGAACAGTTAGAAAATTTAGGTGCAGCGTTGTTTAATATCTCTGAAGTTGCGGATTTAGTAAATTGGTTAAACCAAGAAGAACATTATTAA
- a CDS encoding Uma2 family endonuclease codes for MQTTESPLQLRLWTVDEYHRMAEVGIFEPSERVELLEGKIIWMVAKGTAHSSAVGRTNKLLQNLLGNHAWIAVQDPVKLNERSEPEPDIALVKIDPLDYADHHPTPAEIYFIIEVADSSLKLYTEIKAKAYSQAGIKDYWVLDVVKRELIVFRNPTTEGYQNQEIITEQQKISPLDFPDLEIVVSEMLPIV; via the coding sequence ATGCAAACCACAGAATCACCCTTACAATTGCGGCTGTGGACTGTTGATGAATACCACAGAATGGCTGAAGTAGGAATATTTGAACCAAGTGAACGAGTAGAATTATTAGAAGGGAAAATAATTTGGATGGTTGCTAAAGGAACAGCCCACAGTTCAGCAGTAGGAAGAACAAATAAATTATTACAAAATCTTTTAGGAAATCATGCTTGGATAGCTGTTCAAGACCCTGTAAAATTAAATGAAAGGTCTGAACCAGAACCAGATATTGCTCTAGTGAAAATAGATCCGCTAGACTATGCAGATCATCATCCTACACCAGCAGAAATTTATTTCATTATTGAAGTTGCAGATAGCAGTTTAAAACTATATACAGAAATCAAAGCTAAAGCTTATTCTCAAGCAGGAATTAAAGACTATTGGGTATTAGATGTAGTGAAACGCGAATTAATTGTATTTAGAAATCCCACAACAGAAGGTTATCAAAATCAAGAAATTATCACAGAACAGCAAAAAATATCTCCTTTAGATTTTCCTGATTTAGAAATTGTAGTATCTGAAATGCTACCAATTGTCTAA